The following proteins are encoded in a genomic region of Neomonachus schauinslandi chromosome 7, ASM220157v2, whole genome shotgun sequence:
- the TRIM7 gene encoding E3 ubiquitin-protein ligase TRIM7 encodes MALARTWIRSRSEVWPAHNALTPVSFPGPASSQLESPPARLQPRPSSPGGCSEAGSGLTAPSRVLSSPSTSPAPPDLGALRERMAAVGPRTDPGAGAEALALAAELQGETTCSICLELFREPVSVECGHSFCRSCIARCWERPGVEAPAASRALPGPLPCPQCREPVRPGQLRPNRQLASVATLLRRFGLPAAAPGERQSAEAALAACVQHGEPLKLYCQDDGRAICVVCDRAREHRAHAVLPLDEAVQEAKELLESRLKVLKKDLEDYEVFRSTEEKESKELLKQMAAEREKVGAEFQALRAFLVEQEGRLLGCLEELSREVTQKQNENIAQLGGEITQLSKLSSQIQETTRKPDLDFLQEFKNTLSRCSNVPGPKPTTVSSEMKNKVWNVSLKTFVLKGLLKKFKEDLRGELEKEEKVELTLDPDTANPRLILSLDLKSVRLGQRAQDLPCHPRRFDTNTRVLASSGFSSGRHHWEVEVGSKDGWAFGVARESVRRKGLTPFTPEEGVWALQLNSGKYWAVTSPERTPLSCGHLSRVRVALDLEVGAVSFYAAEDMRHLYTFRVNFHERVFPLFSVCSTGTYLRIWP; translated from the exons ATGGCGCTGGCCCGCACTTGGATCCGATCGAGAAGTGAGGTCTGGCCCGCCCACAACGCGCTCACTCCCGTCTCGTTTCCCGGCCCGGCAAGCTCTCAGCTCGAGTCTCCGCCAGCCCGGCTTCAGCCCCGCCCTTCCTCTCCCGGTGGGTGCTCGGAGGCCGGATCGGGCCTTACCGCTCCGAGCCGCGTACTGTCGAGCCCCTCGACTTCTCCAGCACCGCCCGACTTAGGTGCGCTGAGGGAGCGCATGGCGGCAGTGGGGCCGCGGACTGACCCCGGCGCCGGGGCCGAGGCGCTGGCACTGGCCGCAGAGCTGCAGGGCGAGACCACATGCTCTATATGCCTGGAGCTCTTCCGCGAGCCAGTGTCCGTCGAGTGCGGTCACAGTTTCTGCCGCTCCTGTATCGCGCGCTGCTGGGAGCGCCCCGGCGTGGAAGCCCCCGCGGCGTCCCGCGCGCTGCCCGGCCCGCTGCCCTGCCCACAGTGCCGAGAGCCCGTGCGTCCCGGCCAGTTGCGGCCCAACCGGCAGCTGGCCTCGGTGGCCACGCTGCTGCGGCGCTTCGGTCTACCTGCGGCCGCGCCAGGGGAGCGCCAGTCCGCGGAGGCAGCGCTGGCTGCGTGCGTCCAGCATGGCGAACCGCTCAAGCTCTACTGCCAAGACGACGGACGCGCCATTTGCGTGGTGTGCGACCGCGCCCGGGAACACCGCGCGCACGCAGTGTTGCCGCTTGACGAGGCTGTGCAGGAAGCTAAG GAGCTCCTGGAGTCCAGGCTGAAGGTCTTGAAGAAGGATCTGGAGGACTATGAGGTCTTTCGTTCCACCGAAGAGAAGGAGAGCAAGGAGCTCCTG AAACAGATGGCAGCTGAGCGAGAGAAGGTGGGTGCAGAGTTCCAGGCACTGCGGGCCTTCCTGGTGGAGCAGGAGGGCCGGCTCTTGGGCTGTCTGGAGGAGCTGTCCCGGGAGGTGACACAGAAGCAGAATGAGAACATAGCTCAGCTTGGGGGTGAGATCACCCAGCTCTCCAAGCTCAGCAGCCAGATCCAGGAGACAACTCGAAAGCCTGACCTTGACTTTCTCCAG GAATTCAAAAACACATTAAGCAG ATGCAGCAATGTACCTGGCCCCAAGCCAACCACAGTCTCTTCTGAGATGAAGAATAAAGTCTGGAATGTTTCCCTCAAGACCTTTGTCTTAAAGGGGCTGCTCAAGAAGTTCAAAG AGGATCTTCGgggagagctggagaaagaggagaaag TGGAGCTGACCCTGGACCCGGACACCGCCAACCCCCGCCTCATCCTCTCCCTGGATCTGAAGAGCGTGCGCCTCGGACAGCGGGCCCAGGACTTGCCCTGCCACCCACGCCGCTTTGATACCAACACGCGGGTCCTGGCGTCCAGCGGCTTCTCCTCGGGGCGGCACCACTGGGAGGTGGAAGTGGGCTCCAAGGACGGCTGGGCCTTCGGCGTGGCGCGCGAGAGCGTGCGCCGCAAGGGCCTCACGCCCTTCACCCCTGAGGAGGGCGTCTGGGCGCTGCAGCTCAACAGCGGCAAGTACTGGGCGGTGACTAGCCCCGAACGGACGCCCCTCAGCTGTGGCCACCTGTCCCGCGTGCGGGTGGCCCTGGATCTGGAGGTGGGCGCCGTGTCCTTCTACGCCGCGGAGGACATGCGCCACCTCTACACCTTCCGTGTCAATTTCCACGAGCGCGTGTTCCCGCTTTTCTCCGTCTGCTCCACCGGCACCTACTTGCGAATCTGGCCTTGA